The Anaerolineae bacterium region CGGCAGGAGCTGGTCAAGATCGTCAACAAGCGGGTGGAAGAGGCGCGCGTGGCGGTGCGCAACATCCGCCGCAGTGCCATTGACGACCTGCGCGAGCTGGAAAAGGAGAAGATCATCTCCGAGGACGACTTCCATAAGGGGCGGGACAAGGTCCAGGAGCTGACGGACCAGTTCATCGCCCGCATTGACGAGCTGGGCAAGCTAAAGGAAAAGGAAATCCTGGAGATTTAGCCGGTCGGCTTCCTCGGAATGCATCTCAAGTAACCCGGTGAGGCGAGGGCTCGCGCCAGGCGATCTCCTCGCCCTTTTTCTTCGCCGGCCTGCCCGAAAGAGAAGGAGCCTGAACTATGGCGACAGAAGGATATGAACCCCTGACGCGTGTGCCCACCCATGTGGCCATCATCATGGATGGCAACGGGCGCTGGGCCAAAGCGCACGGCTTGCCGCGCGTCGCCGGCCACCGCGCCGGCACCGAAAACATCCGGCGCATCCTGGAGGCCTGCGTCGACTTCGGTGTGAAAATCCTGACCCTGTATGCGTTCTCGACGGAAAACTGGTCGCGCCCGCAGGAAGAAGTGGATCACCTGATGCGCCTGTTCAGCGAGGTCATTGACCGGGAGACAAAGCGCCTCAAGGCCCAGGGGGTACAGATCCGCCATATCGGCAGTCTGGAGCGCATCCCCGAGCATCTGCAGAACAAGATGCGCTCTGCCATCGAGCAGACGAAGGACAACGACCGCATCATCCTCAACGT contains the following coding sequences:
- the uppS gene encoding di-trans,poly-cis-decaprenylcistransferase, translated to MATEGYEPLTRVPTHVAIIMDGNGRWAKAHGLPRVAGHRAGTENIRRILEACVDFGVKILTLYAFSTENWSRPQEEVDHLMRLFSEVIDRETKRLKAQGVQIRHIGSLERIPEHLQNKMRSAIEQTKDNDRIILNVALNYGGRQEIVHAIRRMMADGLTPEQVTEEVVSSYLYTAGLPDPDLIIRTAGEM